A segment of the Frankineae bacterium MT45 genome:
ATCGGTTTCCAGGAGCCGTTCGCCGCCGCTGACGTCTTCACCGGCGACGTGCTGCGGCTCTGGGACATCGCAACGAACACCCCGTCCAGCTCCGAGGCGGCGGCCATCGTCGCCGCCGTCGGGCGCTCGGCCGATCCGGACGGCTGCGCCGCCGCCCTGGCTGCGCTCTTCGAGGCCATGGACGCTCAGTTGGAGGCGACCGCCGACCTGCGGGCCGCCCTGGAGACCGACGTGCGCTTCCGGACGCGCCTCATCGCGTTGCTGGGCTCCTCGATCGCCCTCGGCGACCATCTGGTGGCCAACCCCGGGCACTGGACGGCACTGCTGGGCGGTGAGCATGATCGCCACGCCGCCGGGGCGCGGGTGATCCGGGCCGTCGGCGCCGACCCGGAGAACCCAGTGACCGGCACCGCGGGCACCCCGGCCAATGTCACTGGTGCGGTGGCGGCCGCGGCACTGCGGTTGGCCTACCGCCGCGAGCTGGTGGCGATCGCCGGACGGGATCTGGCCCGGGAGCAGGATCTGGAGACGACCACGGCGGCTCTCACCAGCCTGGCCAATCACATGCTGCGGGCCGGCCTGGCGGTTGCCCGGGCCAGCCTGCCGCCGGATGCGACGCCCTGCCGGCTGGCCGTGGTGGCGATGGGGAAGGCCGGCGCCTACGAGCTGAACTACCTGTCGGACGTCGACGTGGTCTTCGTCGCTGAGGCGGGCGAGAGTGACGCCGACCCCGACAGCACGGATATCGAGCCGGAGACGCCGGTCGACGAGACGGCGGCCCTCGGCACGGCGACCAGCCTGGCCGGACACATGATGCGTGTCTGTGGCGCGGCGGCCTGGGAGGTTGATGCCGCCCTCCGGCCGGAGGGGAAGTCCGGCCCGCTGGTGCGGACGCTGGCCAGCCACGTCGCCTACTACGAACGGTGGGCCAGCACCTGGGAGTTCCAGGCGCTGCTGAAGGCCCATCCGGCGGCCGGTGACCGCGAACTGGGGCGCCAGTACCTTGAGGCGGTCTCGCCGATGGTCTGGAAGGCGGCCGAACGGGAGAACTTCGTCGCCGACGTCCAGGCCATGCGGCGTCGGGTGGTAGCCCTGCTTCCCAAGGCGATCGCTCCGAGAGAGCTGAAGCTCGGGCCGGGCGGCCTGCGCGACGTGGAGTTCGCAGTGCAGTTGCTGCAACTCGTCCACGGCCGCAGTGACGAGAGCCTGCACGTCGCGGCAACCCTCCCCGCACTGCGGGCGCTGCGCGACGGCGGCTTCGTCGGTGTCGACGACGCGGTCAGCCTGGACGCCGCCTACCGCTTCCTCCGAGCGGCCGAGCACGCGCTTCAGCTGCGGCGGCTGCGCCGGACCCACACGCTCCCCGACGACGAGCAGGCGATGGGCGTGCTGGCCCGCACGATGGGCTTCCGGCCGGACGCGCGGGGCGACGCCCGCGCGGTCTGGAACGCCGAGTGGTCGCTGCACGTGCGCGAGGTGCGGCGTCTGCACGAGAAGCTCTTCTATCGCCCGCTGCTCGAGGCGGTGGCCCGGGTACCGGGCGATCAGCTGCGCCTCACCGCCGGCGAGGCCGAGCGCCGGTTGGCCGCCCTCGGCTTCGCCCAACCGGCCGAGGCCCTGCGTCATATCGAGGCGCTGACCGTGGGCTTGATGCGCCGGGCGGCGCTGCAGCGGGCGCTCCTGCCGGCGATGCTCGAATACTTCTCCCAGGCCCCCGACCCGGATGCTGGCCTGCTGGCCTACCGGCGCGTCTCCGAGGCGCTCGGGGGGACGCCCTGGTACCTACGGCTGCTCCGTGACGGAGGCGCGGTCGCGTCGCGGCTCGGGTACGTCCTGGGAACCAGCCGCTACGTGGCCGGGATGCTGGAGCGGGCGCCGGAGGCGCTGCAGATGCTGGCCGGCGACGACGACCTGGTGCCCCGGCCGATGGAGGACGTCCGGGCCACGATGACCGACTCGGCCCTGCGTCAGCCCTCCCCGGCGGCCGCCGTGGCGGCGATCCGTGGGGTGCGCCGGCAGGAACTGCTGCGCATCGCCTTCGCCGACCTCATCGACAACTGGGACCTCATGGAGGTCAACGAATCGCTGACCGCGGTCACCCAGGCGACCCTGGACGCGACGCTGCAGGTGGCCACCGCCGCGGTGGCCGGGGAGCTCGGGGTCACTGAGGTGCCGATCCTCTTCGCGGTTATCGCGATGGGGCGCCTCGGCGGTGCCGAGATCGGCTACGGCTCGGACGCCGACGTCATGTACGTCTTCGAGCCGCGCGGTGACGACGTCAGTGAGGAGGCCGCGGCGAAGGTCGCCAGCGCGATCGCCGAGCGGCTGCGCCGGTTGCTGGCCGCGCCGTCGAGCGACCCGCCGCTGACCCTTGACTCCGACCTCCGCCCGGAGGGTCGAAACGGCCCGCTGGTGCGTTCGCTGGCCTCCTTCGGGGCCTACTACGCGCGCTGGTCCAGTGCCTGGGAGGCGCAGGCGCTGCTGCGGGCGAACTTCCTGGTCGGCGACGCCGATCTGGGGCGGCGCTTCACCGAGCTCATCAATCCGGTGCGCTACCCGGTGAACGGGGTCTCCGACTCCGACCTGATCGAGATCCGCCGGCTGAAGGCGCGCATCGACACCGAGCGAATCCCGCGCGGGGCCGACGCCAGCACGAACCTGAAGTTGGGGCGGGGCGGCCTAGCCGACGTCGAGTGGACGGTGCAGCTGCTGCAGCTGGCGCATGGGCACGCGGTGCCCGGGCTGCGGACCCCACGCACCCTCGACGCGATGTCGGCTGCCCGCGACGCGGGACTGCTCACCGAGAGCGACGCCGAGCTGCTCACCAACGCTTGGCGGCTGGCCAGCCGGGCCCGCAACGCGATCATGCTGGTGCGCGACAAGCCGGCCGATCAACTACCGACCCAGGGAACGTCGCTGGTTGGCGTCGGCCGGGTGCTCGGCTACCCAGCCGGCTTCGATCCGGGCCAGTTCATCGACGACTACCGGCGCAGCGCTCGGCGGGCGCGGGCGGTTGTGGAGCGCGTCTTCTACGGCCCGCTCTAGCTCGGCTGCCCGGCGCGAGTCGAAGTCACGGGGCTGCGGTCAGACCAGCCGCCGCGCCCGCGCGGGTGTTGCTTAGCTGGCGTTGACGCGCTGCTCGTCCGGCATGAGCGCGGGGGAGCCGACCGGCGACTCGTAGGCCCCGTGGCCGGAGAGCAGGTACTGGATTCCGTAGCCGGCGGCCAGAACGATGACCCCACCCACCGCATCGAGGAAGTAGTGGTTGGCCGTCGAGACGATGACGATCAAAGTAGCGACCGGATAGCTGAGGGCAAGAACCCGCACCCAGGTCCGGGTTGCGCAGGCGGCGATGGTGAGCCCGCACCAGAGCGACCAGCCGATATGCAGGCTCGGCATCGCGGCGAACTGGTTGGAGTGCTGTGCGATCTTGGGGTCGGCCAGCGAGCCCCAGGTGTGGAACTTCAAGAGTGTGTCGATGTACCCGTACTGGGGCATGAGCCGCGGCGGTGCGAGCGGGAAGAGGTAGAAGCCGGCAAGCGCCACCCCAGAGGTCGCAAAGAGGACGGTGCGGGCGCCGCGGTAGAGCGCCGGGCGCTTCACGAAGAGCCAGACCAGCACGCCGATGGTGACGATGAAATGCAGCGTGGCGTAGTAGTAGTCCATCACCTGAGCGATGGGCTCATGCGCGGCGACGAACTGGTTGATCGACAGCTCGAAGTTCAGATGCAGCACATCCTGGAGATGCTGGACCCCGCGGGCGTGCTTCTGCGCGATGGCTAGTTTGTTCGGGATGGCGTTGCGGACCTGCCCGTAGAGCCAGTAGCTGACCGCGATGAGGAGGAGTTCCTGGTACCAGAGCGGCCGGCGGAAGCGCAGCAGACGTTCGGGCAGCAGCCCGCCGAACCCGACGACCGGTGCGCCGGAGCGCCCACTGTCGTTCTGGTCGGCCTCAAGCATCCGTCTACTATCTCACCCCCCACTGACACCGTGCATCAACAAATACGGTGGGCGAGCCGTATAGCGGCCTGCGGCCGATGCCGCAGCGGTGCGAAGGTCCCGGGATACGGGGCGGCAGGCCACCCTCGACGCCGGCGATAACTTGATCACAGTACGACGAAGGCCCCCATTTCTGGGGGCCTTCGCCGATGAATAGCTGTCGTTACCGGACCGCCGTGAGCGGTCTAGATGTTCGACCTAGATGTTGTAGTACAGGTCGAACTCGTACGGGTGCGGGCGAAGCCGAACCGGGTCGACCTCGTTGGTCCGCTTGTAGTCGATCCACGTCGAGATGAGCTCCTCGGTGAAGACGCCACCCTCGAGCAGGTAATCGTGATCGGCCTCAAGGGCGTCGAGCACCTCGCTGAGCGAACCCGGAACCTGCGGGATCGAGGCGGCCTCGTCCGGCGGGAGCTCGTAGAGGTCCTTGTCGATCGGCTCCGGCGGCTCGATCTTGTTCTTGATGCCGTCGATGCCGGCCATCAGCATCGCCGCGAAGGCGAGGTACGGGTTGGCCGACGGGTCAGGCACGCGGTACTCGATGCGCTTGGCCTTCGGGCTGGTGCCGGTGATGGGCACCCGGATGCAGGCCGAGCGGTTACCGGCCGAGTAGACCAGGTTGACCGGAGCCTCGTAGCCCGGGACCAGGCGGTGGTAGGAGTTCACGGTCGGGTTGGTGAAGGCCAGCGCCGACGGGGCGTGCTTGAGCAGGCCGCCGACGTACCAGCGGGCGATGTCCGACAGACCGGCGTACCCCGTCTCGTCGTAGAAGAGCGGCTTGCCGTCCTTCCAGAGCGACTGGTGGCAGTGCATGCCCGAACCGTTATCGCCGAAGAGCGGCTTCGGCATGAAGGTGGCGGTCTTGCCGTTGCGCCAGGCGACGTTCTTCACGATGTACTTGAAGAGCAGGATCTGGTCGGCGGCGTGGGTCAGCGTGTCGAACTGGTAGTTGATCTCAGCCTGACCACCGGTGCCGACCTCGTGGTGGGCGCGCTCGAGCTTCAGTCCGGCCTTGATCAGCTCGGTGCTGATCTCGTCGCGGAGGTCAGCGAAGTGGTCGTACGGCGGAACCGGGAAGTACCCACCCTTGACGCTGGTCTTGTAACCGAGGTTGCCACCCTCCTCGTCACGGCCGGTGTTCCAGGCACCCTCGACGGAGTCGACGAAGTACGAGCTGCCGTTCATCTTGGACTCGTAGCGAACCTCGTCGAAGATGTAGAACTCGGCCTCCGGGCCGAAGTACACGGTGTCGGCGATACCCGTCGAGCGCAGGTACTCCTCGGCCTTGGTGGCCACCTGGCGCGGGTCACGGTCGTACGGCTCGCCGGTGCGCGGCTCGACGATCGAGTGGTTGATGTTGAGCGTCTTAGCCTTGCGGAACGGGTCGATGTAGGCGGTCGCCGGGTCCGGAATCAGCTTGAGGTCGGACTTGTGGATCGCCGCGAAGCCTCGGATGGAAGAGCCGTCGAACATCTGGCCTTCGGTGAAGGAGTCCTCGTTGAAGTTCGACGCGGGCACGTTGAAGTGCTGCTGCACGCCGGGAAGATCGGTAAATCGGATGTCGATGAACTCGACGCCCTCGTTCTTGATGTAGTTGAGAACCTCTTCGGAGCTTGTGAACATCCGTCCTCCGGACTCGTGGTGGGTAACGAGCGCAAATGCTAGGGATGGCGAATTGCCGCCGGGTATCTCGAATGTTTCCGGCATGTAACACGGGCCAGGTTTCAACGACTCTCAGCTGGCATCCAGGTGCCATTCCTAAAACAGTTAGCTTTAGCGGCTGCGGAGGCTCCGAGGGGCCTGGATGACGGCGCAGCCGGTGATCCGGTCGTGCAGGCCCCGACCGTCGCGGTCGACGATCACGGCCGGGATCAGGAGGCTGAGCATCGCGGTGCGCGCGACCGCCCGCAGCGGCCCGATGGCGACATCGGCGTCGACCCGGATGATCCGCAGGCCCAGCAGGTTCATGCCGAGCGTCCGCCCGGCGACGAGCATCCCGATGACGTAGTCGGCGAAGAACGGGATGAGCACCCACGAGCGCGGCAGGCGGCTCGCGGCGTCGCTGTGGTGGCCGAAGAGCTGGACGAAGATCGAGGCGATCAGAAACGCCGCCACCGAGTCCACGATGAAGGCGCCGGTGCGGGCCCCGAAACTGGCCAGCGAGCCTGGACCGTCGGCGGGCAGGCCCAACTGCTCACCTCGGTAGGCCTGTGGGACGGTCATCACAGTCGGGCGCTGATGTTGATGTGGTCAGGCGCCGCGATCACGTGGATGACTTGCGGCGGGCGGCTCGCTGCACGTTACGCATCTTGGCGCCGGCCGGCATCGGGCCCTGCGGCAACGGTGCGCGGGTACTGCTCATCGCCTGCAGGCGCCGGTCCAGGGCGCTCACCTGGTCCTTGGTCAGGTTCGGCGGCAGCTTGCGCAGATGCGTGCTGAGCTTCGCCAGCGAAACCTCGCCTGAGCCGGAGCCGACGACGATGTCGTAGATGGGGGTCTCGCCGGTGAGGCGCGAGAGCTTCTTCTTCTCCTGGGCGATGAGGCCACGGACGCGGGCCGGGGAGCCCTCGCCGACCAGTACCACACCGGGGCGCCCGACCAGGCGATGCACGGCGTCGAGCTGGGCATTCCCGACGACCGCCGGGCTGACCCGCCAGTCGCCCTTCAGCTGGTTCTGCAGCAGCCAGCCAGCTGCCCCGGGTTGACCGTCGGCCTGGGCATAGAGGGATGCCTGGGCCCGGCGCCCGAAGAGGACGAACGCCGCCAGCACACCGAAGAGCAGCGCCGGGATGATCGGCAGCCAGGTCGAACTGAAGATCAGGAAGAGCACCAGGTAGAGCACCGCGGTGGTGACTACGAACGCGATCACCAGCAGCGGGATCAGCTTCGAGTCGGCCTTGCGGGTGATCGTGAAGGTCTCGCGAAGCTGGCGGAACGTCTCTCGACGGGAAGCCCGCTTGATCTTGCGGGCCGCCTTCTTCTCTTCACGAGTCGGTTTGACGGGTTTCGACGCACCCGCATTCTTTGCCATGCCTCTAAGAATAGGCGGTGTGCGAACCGCCGATTGCCGCGCGCTAGGCGCGGGCGGCTATCGCCTGCTGGTACAGCCGTCCGGCGCGGTACGACGAGCGGACCAGGGGGCCGCTGAGGACTCCGGGGAAGCCGATCTGCTCCGCCTCCTGCTGCAGTTCGACGAACTCCTCCGGCTTCACCCAGCGCTCAACCGGGTGGTGGCGCGGACTCGGCCGCAGGTACTGGGTGATCGTGATCAGCTCGCAGCCGGCCTCATGGAGATCGCGAAGCGCCTGGCTGACTTCGGCTCGCGTCTCGCCCATGCCGAGAATCAGGTTGGACTTGGTTACCAGCGCCGCGTCGCGAGCCAGCGTGATCACCTCGAGCGACCGCTCATAGCGAAACGCCGGACGGATCCGTTTGAAGATGCGTGGCACTGTCTCGACGTTGTGGGCCAGCACCTGCGGGCGGCTGCTGAAGACCTCGGCCAGCTGAGCCGGGACGGCGTTGAAGTCGGGGATCAGCAGTTCGACGCCGGTCTCGGGGTTGAGGGCGTGAATCTGGCG
Coding sequences within it:
- a CDS encoding glutamate-ammonia-ligase adenylyltransferase produces the protein MTTEPRTPPPAGVDPLRRVASRLGRIGFQEPFAAADVFTGDVLRLWDIATNTPSSSEAAAIVAAVGRSADPDGCAAALAALFEAMDAQLEATADLRAALETDVRFRTRLIALLGSSIALGDHLVANPGHWTALLGGEHDRHAAGARVIRAVGADPENPVTGTAGTPANVTGAVAAAALRLAYRRELVAIAGRDLAREQDLETTTAALTSLANHMLRAGLAVARASLPPDATPCRLAVVAMGKAGAYELNYLSDVDVVFVAEAGESDADPDSTDIEPETPVDETAALGTATSLAGHMMRVCGAAAWEVDAALRPEGKSGPLVRTLASHVAYYERWASTWEFQALLKAHPAAGDRELGRQYLEAVSPMVWKAAERENFVADVQAMRRRVVALLPKAIAPRELKLGPGGLRDVEFAVQLLQLVHGRSDESLHVAATLPALRALRDGGFVGVDDAVSLDAAYRFLRAAEHALQLRRLRRTHTLPDDEQAMGVLARTMGFRPDARGDARAVWNAEWSLHVREVRRLHEKLFYRPLLEAVARVPGDQLRLTAGEAERRLAALGFAQPAEALRHIEALTVGLMRRAALQRALLPAMLEYFSQAPDPDAGLLAYRRVSEALGGTPWYLRLLRDGGAVASRLGYVLGTSRYVAGMLERAPEALQMLAGDDDLVPRPMEDVRATMTDSALRQPSPAAAVAAIRGVRRQELLRIAFADLIDNWDLMEVNESLTAVTQATLDATLQVATAAVAGELGVTEVPILFAVIAMGRLGGAEIGYGSDADVMYVFEPRGDDVSEEAAAKVASAIAERLRRLLAAPSSDPPLTLDSDLRPEGRNGPLVRSLASFGAYYARWSSAWEAQALLRANFLVGDADLGRRFTELINPVRYPVNGVSDSDLIEIRRLKARIDTERIPRGADASTNLKLGRGGLADVEWTVQLLQLAHGHAVPGLRTPRTLDAMSAARDAGLLTESDAELLTNAWRLASRARNAIMLVRDKPADQLPTQGTSLVGVGRVLGYPAGFDPGQFIDDYRRSARRARAVVERVFYGPL
- a CDS encoding PAP2 superfamily protein, whose amino-acid sequence is MLEADQNDSGRSGAPVVGFGGLLPERLLRFRRPLWYQELLLIAVSYWLYGQVRNAIPNKLAIAQKHARGVQHLQDVLHLNFELSINQFVAAHEPIAQVMDYYYATLHFIVTIGVLVWLFVKRPALYRGARTVLFATSGVALAGFYLFPLAPPRLMPQYGYIDTLLKFHTWGSLADPKIAQHSNQFAAMPSLHIGWSLWCGLTIAACATRTWVRVLALSYPVATLIVIVSTANHYFLDAVGGVIVLAAGYGIQYLLSGHGAYESPVGSPALMPDEQRVNAS
- a CDS encoding L-glutamine synthetase, translated to MFTSSEEVLNYIKNEGVEFIDIRFTDLPGVQQHFNVPASNFNEDSFTEGQMFDGSSIRGFAAIHKSDLKLIPDPATAYIDPFRKAKTLNINHSIVEPRTGEPYDRDPRQVATKAEEYLRSTGIADTVYFGPEAEFYIFDEVRYESKMNGSSYFVDSVEGAWNTGRDEEGGNLGYKTSVKGGYFPVPPYDHFADLRDEISTELIKAGLKLERAHHEVGTGGQAEINYQFDTLTHAADQILLFKYIVKNVAWRNGKTATFMPKPLFGDNGSGMHCHQSLWKDGKPLFYDETGYAGLSDIARWYVGGLLKHAPSALAFTNPTVNSYHRLVPGYEAPVNLVYSAGNRSACIRVPITGTSPKAKRIEYRVPDPSANPYLAFAAMLMAGIDGIKNKIEPPEPIDKDLYELPPDEAASIPQVPGSLSEVLDALEADHDYLLEGGVFTEELISTWIDYKRTNEVDPVRLRPHPYEFDLYYNI
- a CDS encoding RDD family protein encodes the protein MTVPQAYRGEQLGLPADGPGSLASFGARTGAFIVDSVAAFLIASIFVQLFGHHSDAASRLPRSWVLIPFFADYVIGMLVAGRTLGMNLLGLRIIRVDADVAIGPLRAVARTAMLSLLIPAVIVDRDGRGLHDRITGCAVIQAPRSLRSR
- a CDS encoding lipoic acid synthetase, producing the protein MTLAPAGSPGPTSDAAAPPVATPADGRRLLRIEARNTETPIERKPPWIKTKARMGPEYTALQSLVRREGLHTVCQEAGCPNIYECWEDREATFLIGGSQCTRRCDFCQIDTGRPQPLDRDEPRRVAESVQSMQLRYATVTGVARDDLDDGGAWLYAETVRQIHALNPETGVELLIPDFNAVPAQLAEVFSSRPQVLAHNVETVPRIFKRIRPAFRYERSLEVITLARDAALVTKSNLILGMGETRAEVSQALRDLHEAGCELITITQYLRPSPRHHPVERWVKPEEFVELQQEAEQIGFPGVLSGPLVRSSYRAGRLYQQAIAARA